One stretch of Ipomoea triloba cultivar NCNSP0323 chromosome 8, ASM357664v1 DNA includes these proteins:
- the LOC116028047 gene encoding V-type proton ATPase 16 kDa proteolipid subunit, protein MSTTFSGDETAPFFGFLGAAAALVFSCMGAAYGTAKSGVGVASMGVMRPELVMKSIVPVVMAGVLGIYGLIIAVIISTGINPKTKSYYLFDGYAHLSSGLACGLAGLSAGMAIGIVGDAGVRANAQQPKLFVGMILILIFAEALALYGLIVGIILSSRAGQSRAE, encoded by the exons ATGTCTACAACCTTCAGCGGAGATGAAACGGCGCCGTTCTTCGGCTTCCTCGGCGCTGCGGCCGCCCTAGTCTTCTCCT GTATGGGAGCTGCTTACGGGACCGCGAAGAGCGGGGTAGGTGTGGCGTCGATGGGCGTGATGAGGCCGGAGCTGGTGATGAAGTCGATTGTGCCGGTGGTTATGGCTGGTGTTTTAGGTATTTACGGATTGATTATCGCTGTGATCATCAGTACCGGGATCAATCCCAAGACCAAATCGTACTATCTCTTTGATGGCTATGCTCACCTTTCCTCTGGTCTTGCTTGTGGCCTTGCTGGCCTTTCTGCCGGTATGGCAATCGGCATTGTGGGGGACGCCGGTGTTAG AGCCAATGCACAACAGCCCAAGCTCTTTGTTGGGATGATTCTCATTCTCATTTTCGCTGAAGCTCTGGCACTTTATGGCCTTATTGTCGGAATCATCCTCTCTTCTCGTGCTGGTCAATCTAGAGCCGAGTAG
- the LOC116026838 gene encoding probable LRR receptor-like serine/threonine-protein kinase At4g36180 yields the protein MSTATFSVSSFFAAAAALFLHLLLISSAAAMTPEEMEVEALMAFKGNLEDPLGALDGWDVSTAAAPCDWVGIGCDGGRVRELRLPRLKLRGRITERIANLRQLRRLSLHSNNLNGSIPRGLSECSLLRAVYLHNNSLSGDLPPGISNLTNLQVLNVARNFMSGGIPGGVPPSLRFLDLSSNVFSGEVPANLSAAADLELLNLSFNRFTGEIPAGIGALQNLQYLWLDSNHLYGTIPSAISNCSSLIHFSAGDNNLRGLLPATIGSLPNLQVISLSHNQLTGVVPASLLCKASVNNAHTIRIVELGFNELTGLVNPENAVCSSSVLEVLGLHGNHINGVFPNWLLSISSLKVLDISGNSISGALPSNLGNLRMLEELNVANNSLAGKIPDSIQKCRKLQLLDVSGNRFPGLIPEFLGGMKSLTLLSLGNNLFNGSIPASFGGLNQLVYLDLSSNNLSGNLPQELMLLSNLSTLNLSGNKFSGEIPVDIENLNGLEALNLSKCGFSGRVPASIGSLLWLKTLDLSKQNLSGALPIELFGLPSLQAVALQENEFTGDVPEGFSSLSSLEYLNLSSNGFSGQISSTFGFLRSLKVLSLSKNRINGSIPLELGNCSALEVVELQHNHLRGKVPNEFSHLSHLKELHLSHNGLTGEIPEEISNCSLLATLLLDSNNISGGIPDSLSRLSNLAILDLSSNNLSNTIPSNLHLSSLKFFNVSHNHLEGEIPLPLGSLFNNPSLFANNDGLCGKPLKECKNDKEAKQRRKKLILLIVLSAIGLIVLTFCCCGYIYSLIQWNRKLRGGGVGEKKRSPGRASSGGETGRGSGENGGGPKLIMFNNKITYAETVEATRQFDEENVLSRGKFGVEFKANYADGMVLSIRRLPDTSIEEHTFRKEAESLGKVRHRNLTVLRGYYPGPPPDVRLLVYDYMPNGNLATLLQEASHQDGHVLNWPMRHLIALGIARGLAYLHSVRITHADIKPHNVLFDADFEAHLTDFGLEKLTKAAAVGGAASTSAAPVGTLGYVAPEVTLTGLPTKEADVYSFGIVLLEILTGRKPVMFNGDEDIVKWVKRQLQRGQISELLEPGLLELDPESSEWEEFLLGVKVGLLCTMPDPLERPSMTDVVFMLEGCRVGPDIPSSADPTTLPSPI from the coding sequence ATGTCAACGGCTACTTTTTCTGTTTCTTCCTTCTTCGCCGCCGCGGCGGCGTTGTTTCTGCATTTGTTGTTAATTTCCTCCGCGGCGGCGATGACGCCGGAGGAGATGGAGGTTGAGGCGTTAATGGCGTTTAAGGGGAACTTGGAGGATCCGCTTGGCGCATTGGACGGCTGGGATGTTTCCACGGCGGCGGCGCCGTGTGATTGGGTGGGGATTGGGTGTGACGGCGGCCGTGTTCGTGAACTCCGCCTTCCGCGCCTTAAACTTCGGGGACGGATAACGGAAAGGATTGCTAACTTGCGCCAGCTGCGTAGGTTAAGCCTGCATTCTAACAACCTCAACGGCTCTATTCCGCGGGGGCTGTCGGAGTGCTCTCTGTTGCGTGCGGTTTATTTGCATAACAACTCGCTCTCCGGCGACCTCCCGCCGGGGATTTCGAATTTGACGAATCTACAGGTTCTTAATGTGGCTCGGAACTTTATGTCCGGTGGAATCCCCGGCGGTGTTCCTCCTAGTCTCCGGTTCCTGGATCTCTCCTCCAACGTTTTCTCCGGCGAAGTCCCGGCCAACctctccgccgccgccgaccTCGAGCTGCTAAACCTGTCGTTCAACCGCTTCACCGGAGAAATTCCGGCCGGCATTGGAGCGCTCCAGAACCTACAGTACCTCTGGCTCGATTCCAACCACCTCTACGGAACTATACCGTCGGCGATCTCCAACTGTTCCTCGCTGATACACTTCTCCGCCGGCGACAATAATCTCCGAGGACTCTTGCCGGCGACGATTGGCTCACTTCCGAACCTGCAAGTCATCTCACTATCGCATAACCAACTCACAGGCGTGGTCCCTGCATCGCTCTTGTGTAAAGCCTCAGTCAATAATGCTCATACTATAAGGATTGTTGAGCTAGGGTTTAATGAACTCACGGGCTTAGTCAACCCGGAAAATGCAGTTTGCTCCTCAAGTGTTTTGGAGGTTCTCGGCCTTCACGGGAATCACATAAATGGCGTTTTCCCCAATTGGCTGTTGAGCATTTCTAGCCTAAAAGTTCTTGATATATCTGGAAATTCGATTTCCGGAGCTTTACCTAGCAATCTCGGAAATTTAAGAATGCTAGAGGAGCTAAACGTGGCTAACAACTCACTCGCCGGAAAAATTCCGGATAGTATTCAGAAATGCCGGAAGCTGCAGTTACTTGATGTTAGTGGGAATCGGTTTCCCGGTTTGATTCCGGAGTTCTTAGGAGGGATGAAGAGCTTGACATTGTTGTCGCTTGGTAACAATCTTTTCAATGGTTCGATTCCTGCGAGTTTTGGTGGTCTTAATCAGCTTGTGTATTTGGATTTAAGCAGCAATAATTTGAGTGGGAATTTGCCCCAGGAGCTGATGCTGCTTAGCAATTTGAGCACCTTGAATTTGAGTGGCAACAAATTCTCCGGCGAAATTCCGGTGGATATTGAGAACCTGAATGGTTTAGAGGCTCTGAATTTGAGCAAATGTGGGTTCTCCGGGAGGGTTCCGGCGAGTATCGGAAGCTTATTGTGGCTCAAGACTCTTGATTTGAGTAAACAAAACCTGTCTGGAGCATTGCCCATTGAGCTTTTTGGGCTGCCCAGTTTGCAAGCTGTTGCTTTACAAGAAAATGAGTTCACCGGAGATGTTCCTGAAGGGTTCAGCAGTTTGTCCAGTCTGGAGTACTTGAATCTGTCATCTAATGGCTTTTCTGGGCAGATTTCTTCCACATTTGGGTTCCTGAGATCCTTGAAAGTTCTGTCTCTTTCCAAGAACAGAATCAATGGCTCAATTCCACTTGAATTGGGCAACTGTTCTGCTCTTGAAGTGGTGGAGCTTCAACACAATCATCTAAGAGGGAAAGTCCCCAATGAATTCTCCCATTTATCTCACCTCAAAGAGCTTCATTTGAGCCATAATGGTTTAACAGGAGAAATCCCAGAAGAGATCTCCAATTGCTCCTTATTGGCTACCCTTTTGTTAGATTCAAATAACATATCAGGTGGCATTCCAGACTCCTTATCAAGGCTATCAAACCTGGCAATATTAGATCTCTCATCCAATAATTTGAGCAACACAATCCCCTCAAATCTGCACCTGAGTTCTCTGAAATTCTTCAATGTTTCCCACAACCATCTCGAGGGCGAAATCCCGCTCCCATTGGGCTCTCTCTTCAACAACCCATCTCTGTTTGCTAACAATGATGGTCTGTGTGGGAAGCCATTGAAGGAGTGCAAGAATGACAAGGAGGCGAAACAAAGGAGAAAGAAGCTGATTTTGCTCATTGTTCTGTCTGCAATAGGACTAATTGTCCTCACATTCTGCTGCTGTGGCTATATCTACAGCCTGATTCAATGGAACAGGAAGCTGAGAGGCGGGGGCGTGGGCGAGAAGAAGCGCAGCCCGGGGCGGGCTAGCTCGGGGGGAGAAACGGGACGAGGAAGCGGCGAAAATGGAGGAGGGCCTAAGCTCATAATGTTCAACAACAAGATCACTTATGCAGAGACAGTGGAAGCCACAAGGCAATTTGATGAGGAGAATGTGTTGAGCAGAGGGAAATTTGGAGTTGAATTCAAAGCTAATTATGCAGATGGaatggtcctctccattcgccGCCTCCCGGATACCTCAATTGAAGAACACACTTTCCGGAAAGAAGCTGAGTCTCTAGGCAAAGTCAGACACCGGAATCTCACCGTTCTCCGGGGATATTACCCCGGACCTCCCCCGGACGTCCGGCTACTAGTATATGACTACATGCCTAACGGCAATTTAGCCACTCTTTTACAAGAAGCATCTCACCAAGACGGCCATGTTCTTAACTGGCCAATGCGCCACTTAATCGCCCTCGGGATTGCCCGGGGATTAGCCTACTTGCATTCAGTTCGAATAACCCACGCTGATATCAAACCACATAATGTTCTTTTCGACGCCGATTTCGAAGCTCATCTAACCGATTTCGGCTTAGAAAAGCTCACCAAGGCGGCGGCCGTGGGCGGGGCCGCCTCCACCTCGGCCGCCCCGGTGGGGACTCTAGGCTATGTAGCCCCGGAGGTCACCTTAACCGGGCTACCCACAAAAGAGGCCGACGTGTACAGCTTTGGGATCGTGTTACTAGAAATCCTCACCGGGAGAAAACCGGTGATGTTCAACGGCGATGAAGATATTGTCAAGTGGGTGAAGAGACAGTTGCAGAGAGGGCAAATCTCCGAGCTGCTTGAACCGGGTTTGCTGGAGCTTGACCCGGAGTCGTCCGAATGGGAAGAGTTCTTGCTGGGAGTTAAAGTGGGTCTGCTTTGCACCATGCCTGATCCGCTGGAGAGACCTTCCATGACTGACGTGGTGTTCATGCTTGAAGGGTGCCGGGTCGGGCCGGATATCCCTTCCTCGGCCGATCCCACCACCCTTCCTTCTCCCATTTGA
- the LOC116027674 gene encoding kinesin-like protein KIN-7E, whose protein sequence is MSSVCGDEGFPPQLNDQGSSAHEEKIYVSIRVRPLNDREISRNDVADWECIDSTTILFKNAQGERSSLPTTYQFDRVFGRESSTREVYDEAAKRVVLSVLSGMNASIFAYGQTSSGKTYTMSGVTEYAMQDIFDYIEKRSDRRFVLKFSAIEIYNEVVRDLLSTDNTPLRLLDDPERGTVVEKLSEVMPRDQSHLSELLSICEAQRQIGETSLNGMSSRSHQILRLTIESSATQSHSRNNNTLSAAVNFIDLAGSERASQTLSAGTRLKEGCHINRSLLSLGTVIRKLSKGRNGHVPYRDSKLTRILQHSLGGNARTAIICTMSPAHTHVEQSRNTLLFATCAKQVATKARVNVVMSDKALVKQLQKELARLESELRALRLRSMDENSALVLKEKEVVIEKMEKDMRNLMMQRDIAQSRIQNLLRSRPWGEMSYNSETSEYPASEASATPSQMDAAARMSSFSDRFEAVTEACDDSFLSDDTSPRHFIDKYFGPDPSKDWHIATHKSSQSFADSCSREVQFVEMESTAGSIDFTVASSEYGDYQDDIETMGYSPFSETGVSCSSNMQKTRSCKSLLAVVHGKQENGVASRKLGKQFSGKLIGSDKKVTRSRAASDSGMVLATGFNRGANDESSDVKGHNVKVSMDAGFNSAANDESFNVKGHNVMVSMNIGFNSAANDESSDVKGHNVKVSMDTGFISPTNDESSDVKGHKFKVSMDAGFNSLVNDESSDVKGHNVKVSMDAGFNSDANDESSDVKGHNIKVSTDDATAREATFVAASNEDAKLCHTNEDVSSGKMFTADSNRVAANDGSLDVKEHEFKTSMNNATMCEVLFTTKPNEDAKGMPEKQNCNENEDLKPVAEKQFCDENEDLKPVPKNQLLIDMLHEDEPKRKPLAEVANAGAVPATDLQQTPSEWPQEFERQRSEIIQLWDACHVPLVHRTYFFLLFKGDPSDAVYMEVEFRRLCFLKNSWSRGERVVKDGQILTEAASIKALKRERDMLCKQMVRTFSASERNDMFQQWGIGLNSKQRRLQLCNKLWKNTKDVEHLKKSAALVAKLVGIIEPNAASKEMFGLSFAPQPMSLRSFSWAPRMPFIN, encoded by the exons ATGAGCTCAGTTTGTGGGGATGAGGGGTTCCCTCCCCAATTGAATGACCAGGGTTCAAGTGCACATGAAGAGAAGATCTATGTTTCAATCAGGGTTAGGCCTCTGAATGACAGAGAGATTTCGAGGAATGATGTTGCAGATTGGGAATGCATTGATAGTACCACCATTTTGTTCAAGAATGCTCAAGGGGAACGTTCCTCCCTCCCAACAACCTACCAATTTG ATAGAGTATTTGGGCGTGAATCCTCCACGAGAGAGGTGTATGATGAGGCTGCCAAAAGAGTTGTTCTTTCAGTTCTAAGCGGCATGAATG CGAGTATTTTTGCATATGGACAGACAAGCAGCGGGAAGACATATACGATGTCTGGTGTCACTGAGTATGCGATGCAAGATATATTTGACTATATCGAAAAG CGTAGTGACAGAAGATTCGTGCTGAAATTCTCCGCTATAGAGATCTATAATGAAGTGGTGAGAGACCTCCTTAGCACCGATAATACTCCACTCAGACTCCTTGATGATCCAGAG aGAGGAACTGTTGTGGAGAAACTTTCAGAAGTGATGCCGAGGGACCAGAGCCATCTAAGTGAACTCTTGTCTATCTGTGAAG CTCAAAGACAAATAGGAGAGACATCTCTGAACGGAATGAGTTCCAGATCTCATCAGATTTTGCGGttg ACGATTGAAAGTTCTGCAACCCAATCTCATTCTCGAAACAATAACACTCTATCAGCTGCAGTG AATTTTATTGATCTTGCGGGGAGCGAGCGTGCTTCACAAACATTATCAGCTGGAACGAGACTGAAAGAAGGTTGCCACATAAACCGCAGCTTGCTGTCACTTGGAACTGTTATTCGTAAACTGAG caaaggaagaaatGGGCACGTCCCTTACAGAGACTCCAAGCTAACTCGCATTCTACAACACTCGTTAGGAGGCAATGCTAGAACCGCCATCATTTGCACAATGAGCCCCGCGCATACCCATGTTGAGCAGTCGAGAAACACTCTCTTGTTCGCTACGTGTGCTAAACAAGTTGCAACGAAAGCACGGGTCAATGTGGTGATGTCCGATAAGGCGTTAGTGAAACAGCTGCAGAAAGAATTGGCGAGATTGGAAAGTGAACTGAGGGCACTAAGATTGCGTTCTATGGATGAAAATTCTGCTTTAGTACTCAAGGAGAAGGAAGTTGTCATTGAAAAG ATGGAGAAAGACATGAGGAATTTGATGATGCAACGCGACATAGCTCAATCTCGGATTCAGAATCTGTTACGTTCGAGACCATGG GGGGAGATGAGTTACAATTCAGAAACCTCGGAGTACCCAGCATCTGAAGCTTCAGCCACGCCTTCTCAGATGGATGCTGCAGCCAGAATGTCGAGCTTTTCTGACAGATTCGAAGCTGTTACTGAGGCTTGTGATGACTCGTTTCTCTCGGATGACACCTCTCCGAGGCACTTCATCGACAAGTATTTTGGGCCCGACCCATCCAAGGATTGGCACATTGCCACTCATAAATCTTCTCAGAGTTTTGCAGATAGCTGCAGCAGAGAAGTTCAATTTGTCGAAATGGAATCCACTGCAGGAAGCATAGATTTCACCGTGGCCTCCTCCGAGTATGGAGATTATCAAGATGATATTGAAACCATGGGATACTCGCCTTTTTCTGAAACTGGTGTCTCGTGCTCGAGTAATATGCAAAAGACAAGAAGCTGTAAATCTTTGCTGGCTGTGGTTCATGGGAAACAGGAAAATGGGGTGGCAAGTCGTAAGCTTGGAAAACAGTTCTCGGGGAAACTGATAGGTTCTGATAAGAAGGTTACTCGTTCTAGAGCTGCATCTGACAGTGGCATGGTCTTAGCTACGGGATTCAATCGTGGTGCCAATGATGAATCCTCGGATGTTAAGGGACACAACGTTAAGGTATCCATGGACGCGGGATTCAATTCTGCTGCCAATGATGAATCCTTCAATGTTAAGGGGCACAATGTTATGGTATCTATGAACATAGGATTCAATTCTGCTGCCAATGATGAATCCTCGGACGTTAAGGGACACAATGTTAAGGTATCTATGGATACCGGATTCATTTCTCCCACCAATGATGAATCCTCGGATGTTAAGGGACACAAGTTTAAGGTATCCATGGATGCAGGATTCAATTCTCTTGTCAATGATGAATCCTCGGATGTTAAGGGACACAATGTTAAGGTATCCATGGACGCGGGATTCAATTCTGATGCCAATGATGAATCCTCTGATGTTAAGGGACACAACATTAAGGTATCCACGGACGATGCCACTGCTCGTGAGGCAACATTTGTTGCAGCATCAAACGAAGACGCTAAACTTTGCCACACAAATGAAGATGTTAGCTCTGGCAAGATGTTCACTGCAGATTCTAACCGTGTTGCTGCCAATGATGGCTCGTTGGATGTAAAGGAACACGAATTTAAGACATCAATGAATAATGCCACTATGTGTGAAGTATTATTTACAACAAAGCCAAATGAAGACGCCAAAGGTATGCCCGAGAAGCAAAATTGTAATGAAAACGAAGATCTCAAACCGGTGGCTGAGAAGCAATTCTGTGATGAAAACGAAGATCTCAAGCCTGTGCCCAAGAACCAACTCTTGATTGATATG CTCCACGAAGACGAACCAAAACGCAAGCCATTGGCAGAAGTTGCCAATGCTGGTGCGGTTCCAGCAACTGATTTGCAGCAAACGCCTTCCGAGTGGCCACAGGAATTCGAGAGGCAGAGAAGCGAGATCATCCAGCTTTGGGACGCATGCCACGTGCCATTAGTCCACCGAACATATTTCTTCCTTCTCTTCAAAGGAGATCCATCAGACGCGGTTTACATGGAGGTGGAGTTCAGGCGATTATGTTTTCTCAAGAACTCGTGGTCTCGGGGAGAAAGAGTGGTAAAAGACGGCCAAATTTTAACCGAGGCTGCAAG CATAAAAGCTTTAAAGCGCGAAAGGGACATGCTGTGCAAGCAGATGGTGAGGACATTCTCTGCAAGCGAGAGGAACGACATGTTTCAGCAATGGGGGATCGGGCTAAACTCGAAGCAAAGGAGGCTGCAGCTGTGCAATAAGCTGTGGAAGAACACGAAAGACGTGGAGCATCTGAAGAAAAGTGCAGCGCTCGTCGCAAAACTAGTCGGGATCATAGAGCCAAACGCGGCATCAAAGGAGATGTTTGGACTCAGCTTTGCTCCCCAGCCTATGAGCCTCAGATCCTTCAGCTGGGCACCAAGAATGCCTTTCATCAACTAA
- the LOC116027924 gene encoding B-box zinc finger protein 21-like, whose amino-acid sequence MKIQCDVCHKAEACVFCVADEAALCQSCDRRIHHPNNNHPTLSLLQPSPKHSPLCDICQERKAFLFCQQDRAILCRGCDVGIHKANDHTQKHNRFLLTGVKISATSSAPHSSSSSSSSSSPTNHTQNPTNIKPAVSPYDGDKGGGNGELMMTSSSISEYLQMLPGFHVEELLDSSYGFCKIGDDNDVLPFWGSDDLESNLSTFSSEITPATTAYGGIKNSMEAANKSSRKWRDNNNNSFAVPQISTSPFTFKKSRTLC is encoded by the exons ATGAAGATCCAGTGCGATGTGTGCCACAAGGCCGAAGCTTGTGTGTTCTGTGTTGCAGATGAGGCCGCCCTCTGTCAATCCTGCGACCGCAGAATCCACCACCCCAACAACAACCACCCTACGTTGTCCCTCCTTCAACCTTCACCTAAACACTCCCCTCTCTGTGATATCTGTCAG GAGAGGAAGGCATTCTTGTTTTGTCAGCAAGACAGGGCTATACTATGCAGAGGTTGTGATGTTGGTATACACAAGGCAAATGACCATACCCAGAAGCACAACAGGTTTCTTCTGACTGGTGTTAAGATCTCTGCAACTTCTTCTGCtccccattcttcttcttcttcatcatcatcatcatcacccacAAATCACACTCAAAACCCCACAAATATTAAGCCTGCTGTTAGTCCTTATGATGGTGATAAGGGTGGTGGAAATGGGGAATTGATGATGACTAGTAGCAGCATATCAGAATACTTACAGATGTTACCAGGCTTCCATGTTGAAGAGCTTCTTGATTCCTCTTATGGCTTCTGCAAG ATTGGTGATGATAATGATGTGTTGCCATTTTGGGGTAGTGATGATCTTGAGAGCAATCTAAGCACTTTCAGCTCAGAAATCACACCTGCAACTACAGCTTATGGTGGGATCAAGAACTCCATGGAAGCTGCAAACAAGAGCAGCAGAAAGTGGAgagataataacaataattcttTTGCAGTGCCACAGATCAGTACATCTCCCTTCACattcaagaaatcaagaactctatgctag